A single window of Colletes latitarsis isolate SP2378_abdomen chromosome 4, iyColLati1, whole genome shotgun sequence DNA harbors:
- the Poc1 gene encoding proteome of centrioles 1 gives MIETACDPSIERHFKGHNNIITSLCFHPETTQLVSSSLDKTLIIWNLKESVRAYRFLGHKDAINDVTYAPSGEVIASVSKDRSVRIWVPKVTGQCLEFKAHSGAIRSVEFSPDGEKLLTASDDKSIKLWTVCQRKFLMSLVSHTSWVRCARFSLDGRLIVSCSDDKTIKLWDFTSGQCIKTFNDIKAYSTHVEFHPSGSVIGSANMTGSIKLFDLRSSSLYQHYATHKGPVNMIKFHPKGNFMLTASDDSTMKVLDLLEGRPIYTLKGHANGTSVTSITFSSNGEVFASGGADRQLLIWKTNFDKDDIDRKIPCHLLLSTKKLTSNIKDEKLHKGNDVLEQEEEEEKGEEVLLNTKFDKLNLQNTRRHCFIFSRK, from the exons ATGATTGAAACTGCTTGTGATCCTTCAATTGAAAGACATTTTAAAGGCCACAACAATATTATTACAAGTTTATGTTTTCATCCTGAAACCACTCAACTTGTATCAAGTAGTTTGgataaaactttaataatatggAATCTTAAGGAGTCTGTAAGGGCTTACAGATTTTTAGGACATAAAGATGCTATTAATGATGTTACCTATGCACCATCAGGAGAAGTCATAGCTAGTGTATCTAAAGATAGGTCTGTCAGAATTTGGGTCCCTAAAGTAACAGGTCAATGTTTAGAGTTCAAAGCACATTCAGGGGCTATTAGATCAGTAGAATTTAGTCCAGATGGAGAGAAG TTACTTACTGCATCAGACGATAAAAGCATTAAATTATGGACTGTGTGTCAAAGAAAATTTTTGATGTCTTTAGTAAGTCACACAAGTTGGGTCAGATGTGCTAGATTTTCTTTGGATGGTAGACTTATAGTCTCCTGTAGTGAtgataaaacaataaaattgTGGGATTTTACTAGTGGacaatgtattaaaacttttaatGATATAAAAG ctTATAGCACACATGTGGAATTTCATCCAAGCGGCTCTGTTATTGGATCTGCAAATATGACTGGTAGTATTAAATTGTTTGATTTGCGTTCTTCTTCTTTATATCAACATTATGCAACTCATAAAGGTCCTGTAAACATGATCAAATTTCATCCTAAAGGAAATTTCATGTTAACTGCTTCTGATGATTCCACAATGAAG GTTTTAGATTTATTAGAGGGTCGTCCAATTTATACACTTAAAGGGCATGCAAATGGTACAAGTGTAACATCAATAACATTCTCTTCTAATGGGGAAGTTTTTGCTTCTGGTGGAGCAGATCGTCAATTATTAATATGGAAAACTAATTTTGATAAAGATGATATTGATCGTAAAATTCCCTGTCATTtacttttatccactaaaaaatTAACATCCAATATCAAAGATGAAAAATTACATAAAGGTAATGATGTTTTGGAacaggaagaagaagaagaaaaaggagAAGAAGTA ctattaaatacaaaattcgaTAAACTAAATTTACAAAATACTAGAAggcattgttttattttttctagaaagtag
- the Lnk gene encoding SH2B adapter-like protein Lnk isoform X2, with protein MSFYTITAATPTTGTIISTTTITTTTTAAAVAVTATTTATSTTTTAPAVAVSPEAAPGWIEFCERHARASASDFAKAFCTYVSLNLPESARSNLSHRDFLRKFVESFCEHFESEYLRRTVRPPSLYNTRHTTINDRDINVVSQNNSAPIRTSSHEEFSDYSEHDGDAISPKPAHKPFFRRLSFKGLKKGKSFFHKQQSDEVELSHSEHRRDKHSKTKLSKIVVECRKEGIVNSLMGENIDGTQKWEKSRLALIKAIGGYMLEFYSPPKAVKPRSGVFCSAIIEARETTALEMPDHENTFVLKTQNMEFVIEAHDSNDMRSWLATIKYCMRTVQQNAMNPSSGTDATGDSLGHGLLAVGNEGDRLRANSASKSSRSATHEHGDETPNNPPEIPPRLRTRSNSNLELCSSQQDIEQMATNDGEMDLSSSLREYPWFHGTLPRSDAAQLVLHSAANGHGVFLVRQSETRKGEFVLTFNFQGRAKHLRMTLNDQGHCRVQHLCFPAIYDMLEHFRQNAIPLESGGTADVTLTEFVVANHTTRSSHHNVTGTNQQQLQERRPPAAPEPREVRVSSGSLTPLE; from the exons ATGAGTTTTTATACTATAACTGCGGCGACACCGACGACAGgcacaataatatcaacaacaaCGATAACAACAACGACGACGGCAGCAGCGGTAGCGGTAACAGCGACGACGACGGCTACGTCGACAACAACAACGGCGCCGGCGGTTGCCGTGTCGCCCGAAGCTGCACCTGGTTGGATAGAATTCTGTGAGAGACACGCCCGCGCTTCAGCTTCTGATTTTGCTAAGGCTTTTTGTACCTATGTCAGTTTAAACTTGCCCGAAAGTGCCAGATCGAATCTCTCTCACCGTGATTTTTTAAGGAAATTCGTCGAAAGCTTCTGTGAACACTTTGAAAGCGAATACTTGCGTCGTACAGTCAG gCCTCCATCTTTGTACAATACAAGACATACAACAATCAATGATAGGGATATTAATGTTGTAAGTCAAAACAATAGTGCTCCTATTCGCACTTCATCCCATGAAGAATTTAGTGATTATTCTGAACATGATGGGGATGCAATATCACCAAAACCTGCACATAAACCTTTTTTTCGTCGCTTGTCTTTTAAAGGGcttaagaaaggtaaaagttttTTTCATAAGCAACAAAGCGATGAAGTGGAACTATCCCATAGTGAACATCGTAGGGACAAACACTCGAAAACTAAACTCTCAAAGATTGTGGTAGAATGTAGAAAAGAAGGCATTGTTAATTCCTTAATGGgagaaaatattgatggtactcAGAAATGGGAAAAATCTAGACTTGCCTTAATAAAAGCAATTGGCGGATATATGTTAGAATTTTATTCTCCTCCAAAAGCAGTAAAACCACGTAGTGGTGTGTTTTGTTCTGCAATAATAGAAGCTAGAGAAACAACTGCTCTGGAAATGCCAGATCATGAAAATACATTTGTGTTAAAAACACAAAATATGGAATTTGTAATAGAAGCTCATGATTCAAATGACATGAGGTCGTGGTTAGCTACTATTAAATATTGTATGCGCACAGTTCAACAAAATGCAATGAATCCAAGTTCTGGAACAGATGCTACTGGAGACTCTTTAGGACATGGTTTGTTAGCTGTTGGTAATGAAGGAGATAGATTGAGAGCTAATTCTGCAAGTAAAAGTTCTCGATCTGCAACACATGAACATGGAGATGAGACACCAAACAATCCACCAGAAATACCTCCAAGACTTCGTACAAGAAGTAATAGCAATTTGGAATTATGTTCATCGCAACAAGATATTGAACAAA TGGCTACAAATGATGGTGAAATGGATTTGTCAAGCAGCTTAAGAGAGTATCCATGGTTTCATGGAACTCTTCCTAGGTCAGATGCAGCACAACTTGTTTTGCATAGTGCTGCTAATGGTCATGGCGTCTTTCTTGTTCGCCAAAGTGAAACAAGAAAAGGAGAATTTGTACTAACTTTTAATTTTCAAGGCAGGGCAAAG CATTTACGTATGACATTAAATGACCAAGGTCACTGTCGAGTTCAGCATCTTTGCTTTCCTGCCATATATGATATGCTTGAACACTTCCGTCAAAATGCCATACCTCTTGAATCTGGTGGAACTGCAGATGTAACTTTGACAGAGTTTGTTGTGGCGAATCATACTACACGATCAAGTCATCATAATGTAACTGGAACAAACCAACAACAATTACAAGAAAGAAGACCTCCAGCAGCCCCGGAGCCCAGAGAAGTAAGAGTCAGCAGTGGAAGTCTAACTCCTCTTGAGTGA
- the Lnk gene encoding SH2B adapter-like protein Lnk isoform X1 gives MSFYTITAATPTTGTIISTTTITTTTTAAAVAVTATTTATSTTTTAPAVAVSPEAAPGWIEFCERHARASASDFAKAFCTYVSLNLPESARSNLSHRDFLRKFVESFCEHFESEYLRRTVRPPSLYNTRHTTINDRDINVVSQNNSAPIRTSSHEEFSDYSEHDGDAISPKPAHKPFFRRLSFKGLKKGKSFFHKQQSDEVELSHSEHRRDKHSKTKLSKIVVECRKEGIVNSLMGENIDGTQKWEKSRLALIKAIGGYMLEFYSPPKAVKPRSGVFCSAIIEARETTALEMPDHENTFVLKTQNMEFVIEAHDSNDMRSWLATIKYCMRTVQQNAMNPSSGTDATGDSLGHGLLAVGNEGDRLRANSASKSSRSATHEHGDETPNNPPEIPPRLRTRSNSNLELCSSQQDIEQMATNDGEMDLSSSLREYPWFHGTLPRSDAAQLVLHSAANGHGVFLVRQSETRKGEFVLTFNFQGRAKHLRMTLNDQGHCRVQHLCFPAIYDMLEHFRQNAIPLESGGTADVTLTEFVVANHTTRSSHHNVTGTNQQQLQERRPPAAPEPREVRTYGGSIRTRIESLERLEQQNNIVEQQSSSSSSGRAIQNTYSFF, from the exons ATGAGTTTTTATACTATAACTGCGGCGACACCGACGACAGgcacaataatatcaacaacaaCGATAACAACAACGACGACGGCAGCAGCGGTAGCGGTAACAGCGACGACGACGGCTACGTCGACAACAACAACGGCGCCGGCGGTTGCCGTGTCGCCCGAAGCTGCACCTGGTTGGATAGAATTCTGTGAGAGACACGCCCGCGCTTCAGCTTCTGATTTTGCTAAGGCTTTTTGTACCTATGTCAGTTTAAACTTGCCCGAAAGTGCCAGATCGAATCTCTCTCACCGTGATTTTTTAAGGAAATTCGTCGAAAGCTTCTGTGAACACTTTGAAAGCGAATACTTGCGTCGTACAGTCAG gCCTCCATCTTTGTACAATACAAGACATACAACAATCAATGATAGGGATATTAATGTTGTAAGTCAAAACAATAGTGCTCCTATTCGCACTTCATCCCATGAAGAATTTAGTGATTATTCTGAACATGATGGGGATGCAATATCACCAAAACCTGCACATAAACCTTTTTTTCGTCGCTTGTCTTTTAAAGGGcttaagaaaggtaaaagttttTTTCATAAGCAACAAAGCGATGAAGTGGAACTATCCCATAGTGAACATCGTAGGGACAAACACTCGAAAACTAAACTCTCAAAGATTGTGGTAGAATGTAGAAAAGAAGGCATTGTTAATTCCTTAATGGgagaaaatattgatggtactcAGAAATGGGAAAAATCTAGACTTGCCTTAATAAAAGCAATTGGCGGATATATGTTAGAATTTTATTCTCCTCCAAAAGCAGTAAAACCACGTAGTGGTGTGTTTTGTTCTGCAATAATAGAAGCTAGAGAAACAACTGCTCTGGAAATGCCAGATCATGAAAATACATTTGTGTTAAAAACACAAAATATGGAATTTGTAATAGAAGCTCATGATTCAAATGACATGAGGTCGTGGTTAGCTACTATTAAATATTGTATGCGCACAGTTCAACAAAATGCAATGAATCCAAGTTCTGGAACAGATGCTACTGGAGACTCTTTAGGACATGGTTTGTTAGCTGTTGGTAATGAAGGAGATAGATTGAGAGCTAATTCTGCAAGTAAAAGTTCTCGATCTGCAACACATGAACATGGAGATGAGACACCAAACAATCCACCAGAAATACCTCCAAGACTTCGTACAAGAAGTAATAGCAATTTGGAATTATGTTCATCGCAACAAGATATTGAACAAA TGGCTACAAATGATGGTGAAATGGATTTGTCAAGCAGCTTAAGAGAGTATCCATGGTTTCATGGAACTCTTCCTAGGTCAGATGCAGCACAACTTGTTTTGCATAGTGCTGCTAATGGTCATGGCGTCTTTCTTGTTCGCCAAAGTGAAACAAGAAAAGGAGAATTTGTACTAACTTTTAATTTTCAAGGCAGGGCAAAG CATTTACGTATGACATTAAATGACCAAGGTCACTGTCGAGTTCAGCATCTTTGCTTTCCTGCCATATATGATATGCTTGAACACTTCCGTCAAAATGCCATACCTCTTGAATCTGGTGGAACTGCAGATGTAACTTTGACAGAGTTTGTTGTGGCGAATCATACTACACGATCAAGTCATCATAATGTAACTGGAACAAACCAACAACAATTACAAGAAAGAAGACCTCCAGCAGCCCCGGAGCCCAGAGAA GTGCGTACATATGGAGGTTCTATAAGAACACGTATAGAATCACTGGAAAGACTGGAACAACAAAACAACATTGTGGAACAACAAAGTTCATCATCATCTAGTGGTAGAGCCATTCAAAATACTTACAGTTTTTTTTGA
- the Atox1 gene encoding antioxidant 1 copper chaperone — MASQVYEFNVEMTCDGCANAVTNVLNKKEGVTDIKIDLEGRKVSVTSILPSDEVLQVIKKTGKQCQFLGVKK; from the exons ATGGCATCTCAG GTATACGAATTCAATGTAGAAATGACGTGCGACGGATGCGCTAATGCTGTAACAAATGTACTTAATAAAAAGGAAG GTGTTACTGACATTAAAATTGATTTAGAAGGAAGAAAGGTATCTGTAACATCTATACTTCCTTCTGATGAGGTATTACAAGTTATTAAGAAAACTGGAAAGCAGTGCCAATTCTTAggagtaaaaaaataa